One stretch of Siphonobacter curvatus DNA includes these proteins:
- a CDS encoding glycosyl hydrolase: protein MKRIVCAWLILWSFSSLAQAPASNVNTAKPWAYWWWMGSAVTEEGIRKNLQDYAKAGLGGLHIIPIYGVKGYEQQFLPFLSPEWNKALTFTLQEAQKLGLGIDLSLGTGWPYGGPWVSVSDGAQKFSIQGDSLLVSPTKQQVKRAAPGGEGLVMNPFDETAVRNYLKHFDANLSKGNTVRSFYNDSYEVYGANWTNDFLAEFKRRRGYSLKPAVLTKTKNLTEDERRIWADYHTTLSELLRDRFTRMWTGWSQQQGKITRDQAHGSPGNLLDLYALTDIPETEYFGSKQYAIPNYRLDPDYDSTRYGVPGVLTMQFASSAAHLTGKPLVSSETSTWLAEHFRVSLSQIKPIVDELFTGGVNHIFYHGIPYSPPEEKWPGWLFYASTNYNQQSHFWKDLPELNQYIEQCQQRLQTARPDASVLLYFPVQDIWHGVAAGEAPFLFDVHANARRWLHDTPFGATAQQLRNHGYQTDFVSDSLLQGFSVKGGKLVSAAGTTYPVLLIPQTQYVPLETLKKIQQLIQQGANVVFAEAPGRVSGYKDWKNRQQQLESVRKSLATLVKKDYLSELKRLKVRQEKMAEQGLSFLRKTNAEGTLYFVTNLSNQFHRGTVRLGSWAHSVQVTDPLRKRQGYVPVQAQVDSTSEIELALEPGESVFLQTYASMRKGAPWPEYSAVKDTLKLTGIWQIDFQEGQPELPMPLATSRLVSWTELDHAESQNFSGTGRYTLRFKRPEAWKTDQPILLDLGVVRETAQVRLNEVSLGKLWSLPYRIQLPANVLQEENILEIDVTNSSANRIRKLDEDKFPWRKFYDINFVSIQYKPFDASKWEPEPSGLLGPVVLLK from the coding sequence ATGAAGCGTATCGTTTGTGCATGGCTGATCTTGTGGTCGTTTTCTTCCCTGGCCCAGGCCCCTGCTAGTAATGTGAATACGGCCAAGCCCTGGGCGTATTGGTGGTGGATGGGCAGTGCAGTAACGGAAGAGGGCATCCGGAAAAATTTACAAGATTACGCCAAAGCCGGTTTAGGAGGATTGCATATCATTCCCATCTACGGCGTCAAAGGATATGAGCAGCAATTTCTTCCTTTTCTGAGCCCAGAGTGGAACAAAGCCTTAACCTTCACCCTGCAAGAAGCCCAGAAGTTAGGTCTGGGTATTGATTTATCGCTGGGTACGGGCTGGCCCTACGGAGGTCCCTGGGTATCTGTCAGTGACGGAGCTCAGAAATTCAGTATTCAGGGCGATTCCCTGTTGGTATCACCCACGAAGCAGCAGGTCAAACGGGCTGCACCGGGGGGCGAAGGGCTAGTGATGAATCCGTTCGATGAAACGGCCGTACGAAATTACCTGAAGCATTTCGACGCGAATCTGTCCAAAGGCAATACGGTTCGTTCCTTTTACAATGATTCCTATGAAGTATATGGAGCCAACTGGACGAACGATTTTCTGGCCGAATTTAAACGTCGTCGGGGATATAGTCTCAAACCAGCGGTTCTTACTAAAACGAAGAATTTAACGGAAGACGAACGCCGCATCTGGGCCGATTATCATACAACGTTGTCGGAATTACTGCGGGACCGCTTCACTCGCATGTGGACGGGCTGGTCGCAGCAACAGGGAAAAATCACCCGTGATCAGGCCCACGGCTCGCCGGGAAACCTGCTGGATTTGTACGCCCTGACGGATATTCCTGAAACCGAGTATTTTGGCAGTAAACAATACGCCATTCCGAACTACCGTCTCGATCCGGATTATGATTCTACCCGTTACGGCGTGCCGGGCGTACTGACCATGCAATTTGCGTCTTCGGCGGCTCACCTGACGGGTAAGCCGCTCGTATCTTCGGAGACCTCTACCTGGCTGGCGGAACATTTTCGCGTATCGCTTTCGCAAATTAAACCCATTGTGGATGAATTGTTTACGGGCGGCGTTAATCACATCTTTTACCACGGTATCCCCTATTCACCTCCGGAGGAAAAATGGCCGGGTTGGCTGTTTTACGCGTCCACGAACTACAATCAGCAAAGTCACTTCTGGAAAGATTTGCCTGAACTCAATCAGTATATCGAACAATGTCAGCAACGCTTACAAACGGCTCGTCCGGATGCCAGCGTGTTGCTGTACTTTCCGGTACAGGACATTTGGCATGGCGTAGCGGCAGGCGAAGCTCCCTTTCTATTTGACGTACACGCCAATGCTCGCCGCTGGTTGCACGATACGCCCTTCGGAGCAACGGCTCAGCAGCTTCGCAATCATGGGTATCAGACCGATTTTGTTTCGGATAGTCTCTTACAGGGTTTTTCGGTAAAAGGAGGAAAGCTGGTTTCGGCGGCGGGTACAACGTATCCGGTATTGCTGATTCCCCAAACGCAGTATGTTCCGCTGGAAACGTTGAAAAAGATTCAGCAATTGATACAGCAGGGAGCCAATGTAGTCTTCGCCGAAGCCCCGGGCCGGGTGAGTGGCTACAAGGACTGGAAAAATCGGCAACAGCAACTAGAAAGTGTTCGCAAATCATTAGCGACGCTGGTAAAGAAAGATTACCTGTCTGAACTCAAGCGTTTGAAGGTTCGGCAGGAGAAAATGGCGGAGCAGGGACTTTCGTTCTTACGGAAAACCAATGCGGAAGGAACCTTATACTTCGTAACCAATCTGAGTAATCAGTTTCACCGGGGAACGGTGCGACTTGGCAGTTGGGCTCACTCGGTACAGGTGACCGATCCTTTGCGGAAACGGCAGGGGTACGTACCTGTACAAGCTCAGGTGGACAGTACGTCGGAGATTGAGCTGGCTCTGGAGCCGGGCGAATCGGTATTCCTCCAAACGTACGCGTCCATGCGAAAAGGGGCTCCCTGGCCGGAGTACTCCGCTGTGAAGGACACGCTCAAACTAACCGGAATCTGGCAGATTGACTTTCAGGAAGGACAGCCCGAACTCCCCATGCCACTGGCTACGTCGCGACTGGTTTCCTGGACGGAGCTGGATCACGCGGAGAGTCAGAATTTTAGTGGAACGGGTCGGTATACGCTACGATTCAAACGCCCGGAAGCCTGGAAGACCGATCAACCAATCCTGCTGGATTTGGGAGTAGTACGCGAAACGGCTCAAGTGCGGCTAAACGAGGTATCCTTGGGTAAACTCTGGAGTTTACCCTACCGGATTCAGCTTCCGGCTAATGTACTGCAGGAGGAGAATATATTGGAAATTGACGTGACGAATAGTTCCGCCAACCGAATCCGCAAGCTGGATGAAGACAAATTCCCCTGGCGTAAGTTCTACGACATCAACTTTGTGAGCATTCAGTATAAGCCATTTGATGCCTCCAAATGGGAGCCGGAACCTTCGGGGTTGCTAGGACCAGTGGTGTTGTTGAAATAA
- the cdd gene encoding cytidine deaminase has protein sequence MKSLKLEIPLTSYATEAELPLDEQTLVEQARQATYKSYAPYSNFHVGAALLLEDGTVFTASNQENAAYPSGSCAERSAVFYVGANYPDKKIKAIAVLARPGTGDIFQAVSPCGNCRQSLLEYEHRQKQPIRLLMLQPKGGIIAMDSIADLLPVKFDADDLFGK, from the coding sequence ATGAAATCGCTGAAACTGGAGATACCCCTTACCTCATACGCTACTGAAGCCGAGCTTCCCCTGGATGAACAAACGCTGGTGGAACAGGCTCGGCAGGCTACGTATAAATCTTATGCTCCCTATTCGAATTTTCACGTAGGAGCCGCCTTGTTACTCGAAGATGGTACTGTGTTTACGGCTAGTAACCAGGAAAATGCGGCCTATCCCTCGGGTTCCTGTGCCGAGCGTTCGGCTGTCTTTTACGTAGGAGCCAATTACCCCGATAAGAAAATCAAAGCCATTGCGGTACTGGCTCGTCCTGGAACGGGCGATATATTTCAGGCCGTATCGCCTTGCGGTAATTGTCGGCAATCGCTGTTGGAGTATGAACATCGGCAAAAACAGCCCATTCGTTTATTGATGTTACAGCCGAAGGGCGGCATTATTGCCATGGATTCTATCGCTGATTTGCTACCGGTGAAGTTTGACGCGGATGATTTGTTTGGTAAATAG
- a CDS encoding acyl-CoA dehydrogenase family protein has translation MIAAKSTLKGGEFLIADTPAESVFIPEDLSEEQRMVAATCEEFLNREVMPRLKELDEAKSYQPMVDLLNKAGELGLLATSIPETYGGFGMNFNTSMLVTDKIGASGGFAVALSAHTGIGTLPILYYGNEEQKAKYLPKLATGEWKAAYCLTEPDSGSDANSAKTKATLAPDGTHYLLNGQKMWITNGGFADIFIVFAKIDQDKNLTAFIVEKDFGGITMNEPEHKLGIKSSDTRQIFFNDTPVPLENQLYTREGGFKIAVNILNIGRIKLSAACVGGAKSVLAQAVTYAQERRQFNTAIANFGAIQYKIGEMALKLFAAESATYRAGQNIDDAIESLIAGGMPESEAKLKGVEQFAIECAILKVHGSEVLDYVVDEGVQIYGGMGYSADAPMERAYRDSRINRIFEGTNEINRLLTVDMILKRAMKGQLDIMAPAMAVGKEIMSIPDFGTDEEEGLFIKEKKVLKNLKKAILLAAGAAVQKFMMALDKEQEIIMNLADMLIEVYAAESALLRVEKLIGVRGEAAVTVHRDAALVYLHEAVEKVAWAGRQAITSFAEGDELNVMLMGLKRFTKIDPINLKDARRRVAQAALEANGYPFN, from the coding sequence ATGATTGCTGCCAAATCGACCCTAAAGGGAGGCGAGTTTCTCATTGCCGATACCCCCGCTGAAAGTGTATTCATTCCCGAAGATTTAAGCGAAGAACAACGTATGGTAGCCGCTACCTGCGAAGAATTTCTGAATCGGGAAGTCATGCCGCGTCTGAAAGAACTGGACGAAGCCAAAAGCTACCAACCCATGGTGGACCTTTTGAATAAAGCAGGCGAATTGGGATTACTAGCCACCTCGATTCCTGAAACCTACGGTGGTTTTGGGATGAATTTCAATACATCCATGCTGGTAACGGACAAGATCGGAGCTTCGGGCGGTTTCGCCGTGGCTCTCTCGGCTCATACTGGCATTGGCACGCTACCGATTTTATACTACGGAAACGAAGAGCAAAAAGCTAAATACTTGCCTAAACTGGCAACCGGCGAGTGGAAAGCTGCTTACTGTCTGACCGAACCCGATAGCGGATCGGACGCCAATTCGGCTAAAACCAAAGCCACCTTAGCTCCCGACGGTACCCATTATCTGCTGAATGGCCAGAAGATGTGGATCACCAACGGCGGTTTCGCGGATATATTTATTGTTTTTGCTAAAATCGATCAGGACAAAAACCTGACAGCATTCATTGTAGAAAAGGATTTCGGCGGTATTACCATGAATGAACCCGAGCATAAACTCGGCATTAAGTCATCGGATACCCGGCAGATTTTCTTCAACGATACGCCCGTTCCTCTCGAAAACCAGTTATATACGCGGGAGGGGGGCTTTAAGATTGCCGTTAATATTCTCAACATTGGACGAATCAAGCTCTCAGCCGCCTGTGTGGGCGGAGCAAAATCAGTATTGGCGCAAGCTGTAACTTACGCTCAAGAGCGACGACAGTTTAATACAGCGATTGCGAATTTTGGGGCTATTCAGTACAAGATTGGTGAAATGGCTCTCAAGTTATTTGCGGCAGAATCGGCAACGTACCGGGCGGGTCAGAACATCGACGACGCCATCGAAAGTCTGATCGCTGGCGGTATGCCCGAGTCCGAAGCCAAACTGAAAGGGGTCGAGCAATTTGCCATCGAATGTGCCATTCTGAAAGTACACGGCTCGGAAGTACTGGATTACGTGGTGGATGAAGGCGTACAAATCTACGGCGGCATGGGCTACTCGGCGGATGCTCCCATGGAACGGGCGTACCGCGATAGCCGTATCAACCGGATTTTCGAGGGTACTAACGAAATCAACCGATTACTGACGGTCGATATGATCCTGAAGCGGGCCATGAAAGGGCAGCTCGACATTATGGCTCCGGCCATGGCCGTGGGTAAGGAAATCATGAGTATTCCGGACTTTGGTACGGATGAAGAAGAAGGCTTGTTTATCAAGGAAAAGAAAGTACTGAAGAACCTGAAAAAAGCCATCTTACTAGCGGCAGGAGCGGCCGTACAGAAATTCATGATGGCCCTCGACAAAGAGCAGGAAATTATCATGAATCTGGCGGACATGCTGATTGAAGTTTACGCCGCTGAATCGGCCCTGTTGCGGGTAGAAAAATTGATCGGTGTGCGGGGCGAAGCTGCCGTAACGGTGCACCGGGATGCCGCTCTGGTATATCTGCACGAGGCCGTGGAGAAAGTAGCTTGGGCGGGTCGTCAGGCTATTACGAGTTTTGCCGAAGGTGATGAGCTCAATGTGATGCTGATGGGCCTGAAACGGTTCACCAAGATTGATCCGATCAATCTGAAGGATGCCCGTCGTCGGGTGGCTCAGGCGGCTCTGGAAGCCAATGGGTATCCGTTTAATTAA
- the ytxJ gene encoding bacillithiol system redox-active protein YtxJ, with translation MNWQPLTDAEQLEAIKKESFEHPVLIYKHSTTCSISSTAKARLERQWDDTQGISAYYLDLLRYRPLSNAIAQEFDVEHESPQVLLIRDGQCVYNESHFAIRFDEVLGHAI, from the coding sequence ATGAACTGGCAACCACTAACGGATGCGGAACAGTTGGAAGCGATTAAAAAGGAATCCTTCGAACATCCCGTATTGATTTACAAACATAGCACTACCTGCTCCATTAGCTCCACGGCGAAGGCTCGTCTCGAACGGCAGTGGGATGACACCCAAGGCATTTCGGCCTATTACTTGGATTTACTGCGGTACCGTCCGCTATCCAATGCCATCGCTCAGGAATTTGATGTGGAGCACGAATCCCCGCAGGTACTGCTGATTCGCGATGGACAATGCGTTTACAATGAATCGCACTTTGCTATTCGTTTTGATGAAGTCCTTGGTCATGCGATATAA
- a CDS encoding 3-deoxy-D-manno-octulosonic acid transferase: MQLGFRLAAFFHPKARLWVEGRQRLWTQLKNYQAAPNTAWFHCASVGEFEQARPVLEAFRKENPDWKIVLTFFSPSGYELRKNYEQADWVGYLPLDTPAQARRFVETIQPEMAFWVKYEFWYYHLTELKKRNIPVVIFSAIFRPEQTFFKSYGGFYREILHCFSHLFVQNQESVELLNRIGLTNVSRAGDTRFDRVIEIAQQAKRFPIVEQFCGANRVFMGGSIWPEDWNVIRTYIQTRGTATKLKWILAPHEIDVQQIERWATEVPLRSIRYSQATEESIASADILWVDNVGMLAGLYRYGQFAFIGGAYKDGLHNIVEAAVWGMPVFFGNKKYRKFQEAHDLLALGSAHAVADGTEFSQVLDGLLQSPETYQREAETSRNYVYTNQGATQQIMDWVRNRR; encoded by the coding sequence ATGCAGCTGGGCTTCCGTTTGGCTGCATTTTTTCACCCCAAAGCCCGCCTCTGGGTGGAGGGGCGGCAACGGTTGTGGACGCAATTGAAAAACTACCAAGCTGCACCGAATACGGCCTGGTTTCACTGTGCCTCCGTGGGTGAATTCGAACAGGCCCGCCCCGTACTCGAAGCCTTTCGGAAGGAGAATCCGGATTGGAAGATTGTATTGACCTTTTTTTCTCCTTCGGGTTACGAACTGCGAAAGAACTATGAGCAGGCCGACTGGGTAGGCTACCTGCCGCTGGATACTCCAGCACAGGCCCGACGGTTTGTGGAGACCATCCAGCCGGAAATGGCGTTTTGGGTAAAGTACGAATTCTGGTATTACCACTTGACTGAACTTAAAAAGCGGAACATTCCCGTGGTAATTTTCTCGGCGATCTTTCGACCGGAACAGACGTTTTTTAAATCATACGGTGGTTTTTACCGCGAAATCCTGCACTGCTTTTCGCACCTGTTTGTCCAGAATCAGGAATCCGTGGAACTACTTAACCGTATTGGCCTTACGAACGTAAGTCGGGCGGGGGATACGCGGTTTGACCGGGTGATTGAGATTGCCCAACAAGCCAAACGTTTTCCGATCGTCGAGCAGTTTTGCGGAGCCAATCGCGTATTCATGGGCGGATCGATCTGGCCAGAAGATTGGAATGTAATCCGTACCTATATACAAACAAGAGGTACCGCAACGAAGCTTAAATGGATTCTAGCTCCGCACGAAATTGATGTGCAACAAATCGAACGCTGGGCAACGGAAGTACCGCTTCGGTCCATACGTTATTCACAAGCCACGGAAGAAAGTATAGCCAGTGCCGACATTCTTTGGGTCGATAATGTGGGGATGCTGGCAGGCCTGTACCGGTATGGGCAATTTGCTTTTATCGGGGGGGCTTACAAAGATGGCTTGCATAATATCGTCGAGGCGGCCGTATGGGGGATGCCTGTTTTTTTCGGGAATAAGAAATACCGCAAATTCCAGGAAGCTCACGATTTGCTGGCTCTGGGTTCAGCCCACGCCGTAGCCGATGGTACAGAATTTAGTCAGGTATTGGATGGATTGCTACAGTCGCCGGAAACGTACCAGCGGGAAGCCGAAACGAGTCGGAACTATGTGTATACGAATCAGGGTGCGACGCAACAAATCATGGATTGGGTACGAAACCGGCGATGA
- the rsgA gene encoding ribosome small subunit-dependent GTPase A: MSQQGLVIRSTGSWYDVRDEEGHIWQARLKGKFKIKGLKTSNPLAVGDRVTMDIENENENTAIITHIEDRENYIARASVHKTSQAHLLAANLDQAVLIVTLDFPRTSLGFIDRFLVSAESFRIPVVIVFNKQDIFDEEGRQQHQPIMDMYAELGYGTLRTSALTGEGMDELRACLKGKVSLVSGHSGVGKSTLVNTIAPDLDLRTSEVSTFANKGVHTTTFAEMFELEPGTFIIDTPGIKELGLIDMEPAEISHYFPEMRELLNECRYHNCLHLNEPACAVRDAVEEGTIAMSRYHSYLGMLQGDDNRR, from the coding sequence ATGTCACAACAAGGATTAGTCATACGATCGACGGGTTCCTGGTACGATGTCCGGGATGAGGAAGGACACATCTGGCAGGCTCGGTTGAAAGGAAAATTTAAAATTAAAGGGCTGAAAACGTCTAATCCACTGGCCGTAGGCGACCGCGTGACGATGGATATAGAAAACGAAAACGAAAATACAGCCATCATTACGCACATTGAAGACCGGGAGAATTACATTGCCCGGGCTTCGGTACATAAGACCAGTCAGGCCCATTTGCTGGCGGCGAATCTCGATCAGGCCGTACTCATTGTTACGCTTGATTTTCCGCGTACGTCGCTGGGCTTCATTGACCGCTTTCTGGTATCGGCAGAATCGTTCCGGATTCCCGTAGTCATTGTTTTTAACAAACAGGATATTTTCGATGAAGAAGGTCGGCAACAACACCAGCCCATTATGGATATGTACGCGGAGCTGGGTTACGGTACTCTGCGAACGTCGGCTTTGACGGGCGAGGGGATGGACGAACTGCGGGCTTGTTTGAAGGGGAAAGTATCGCTCGTATCCGGGCATTCGGGCGTGGGTAAGTCGACGCTGGTCAATACCATTGCTCCTGATCTGGACTTACGAACCAGTGAAGTTTCGACGTTTGCTAACAAAGGGGTGCATACTACCACGTTCGCGGAAATGTTCGAACTCGAACCGGGTACCTTTATTATTGATACGCCAGGTATCAAAGAGCTAGGGTTGATTGACATGGAACCGGCCGAAATCAGTCATTATTTTCCCGAAATGCGGGAGCTGCTCAACGAATGCCGGTACCACAATTGTCTCCACCTGAACGAACCGGCCTGTGCCGTACGCGATGCTGTAGAGGAAGGGACCATTGCCATGAGTCGCTATCACAGTTACCTGGGTATGTTGCAGGGAGACGATAATCGACGGTAA
- a CDS encoding cupin-like domain-containing protein yields the protein MKLHPVDVVENISGEAFRENYLKPHRPVILKGVADKWPAFEKWRLDYFKTLAGNIEVPLYDNSKPTPNSKLNQPDKVMKFGEYLDLIASGPVDLRMFLFNIFDHIPDLCNDFSFPEHLMKGFLKKYPMMFFGGAGSIVYLHYDMDLSNVFLTQFHGKKRVILFDQKYSKHLYRMPYGILSYVDPENPDYEKHPAMQYLEGYDCVMEHGDMLYIPSGVWHYMNYLEGGYALAVRAFDPSISTRAEGIFNITAMRTFDDLMKKNFGKRWWNYKSRKAEEYANEVVISKGGKGRILETV from the coding sequence ATGAAGCTTCATCCCGTCGACGTAGTCGAGAATATTTCCGGCGAAGCCTTTCGCGAAAATTACTTGAAGCCCCATCGCCCTGTTATTTTAAAAGGGGTTGCCGATAAATGGCCCGCTTTTGAAAAGTGGCGTCTGGATTACTTCAAGACTTTAGCGGGTAACATCGAAGTGCCCCTGTACGACAACTCCAAACCCACGCCTAACTCCAAGCTCAACCAGCCGGACAAAGTGATGAAGTTTGGCGAGTATCTGGATCTGATTGCGTCCGGGCCCGTTGATTTACGGATGTTTCTCTTTAACATCTTCGATCACATCCCCGATCTATGTAATGATTTCAGTTTCCCCGAGCACCTGATGAAGGGCTTCCTGAAGAAATATCCGATGATGTTTTTCGGAGGAGCGGGTTCAATTGTGTATCTGCACTACGATATGGATTTATCGAACGTATTCCTGACGCAGTTTCACGGCAAAAAACGCGTGATCCTTTTCGATCAGAAATACTCGAAGCACCTGTATCGCATGCCGTACGGGATTCTGAGCTACGTGGATCCTGAGAATCCGGATTACGAAAAGCATCCGGCTATGCAGTATCTGGAAGGATACGACTGCGTGATGGAACACGGTGATATGTTATACATTCCTTCGGGCGTCTGGCACTACATGAACTACCTGGAAGGCGGATACGCACTAGCGGTACGGGCTTTTGATCCGTCAATTTCCACGCGGGCGGAAGGTATCTTTAACATTACGGCGATGCGTACCTTCGACGATTTAATGAAGAAAAATTTTGGCAAACGCTGGTGGAATTACAAGAGCCGCAAAGCCGAAGAGTACGCCAATGAAGTGGTTATTTCCAAAGGCGGCAAAGGCCGTATTCTGGAAACAGTATAA
- a CDS encoding DUF2851 family protein, with protein sequence MVQIWEQSQSNWEETTWQILARSLGSPLNAEPLEWLARTVPLHLLHKHRNQPFQVESLLFGYSGLIPANPQDAYTLQIQKEADFLLKKYELQPLPTQVWKFLRLRPASFPTVRIAQLVPLVTQPLSLFSFFIHEEAATAIIKKLQVSPSEYWQQHYTFHKPTEHGVTQLGQETAHRVLINAVVPLLVAYGHHKDEARYTDRAIELLEQLPAEQHAITKTWKSYGLKCQNAADSQGALEWMQTYCQPRKCLSCSVGLGLLKR encoded by the coding sequence ATGGTACAGATATGGGAACAGTCCCAAAGTAACTGGGAAGAAACGACCTGGCAAATCCTAGCCCGGTCGCTGGGTTCACCGCTTAATGCCGAGCCGCTGGAGTGGCTTGCCCGTACGGTTCCCCTCCACCTTTTGCACAAACATCGTAATCAGCCCTTTCAGGTTGAGTCCTTACTGTTTGGCTATTCCGGACTGATTCCCGCTAACCCACAGGACGCCTATACCTTACAAATCCAAAAAGAGGCCGATTTTCTTTTAAAGAAGTACGAATTACAGCCTTTGCCTACGCAGGTCTGGAAGTTTCTGCGGCTACGTCCAGCCAGTTTCCCGACGGTACGGATTGCCCAGCTTGTTCCGCTAGTCACGCAGCCGCTGTCGCTTTTTTCCTTTTTCATTCATGAGGAAGCGGCTACCGCGATTATAAAAAAGTTACAGGTTAGTCCTTCGGAATACTGGCAACAGCATTATACGTTTCACAAACCCACGGAACACGGTGTTACCCAGCTGGGACAGGAAACGGCTCATCGGGTTTTGATTAATGCGGTGGTACCGCTACTCGTCGCCTACGGCCATCATAAAGACGAAGCCCGTTATACCGATCGGGCCATCGAACTCCTGGAACAGCTTCCAGCCGAACAGCATGCCATTACCAAAACCTGGAAATCCTACGGTCTCAAATGCCAGAACGCCGCCGACTCGCAAGGAGCCCTGGAATGGATGCAAACCTACTGTCAGCCCAGAAAATGCCTGAGTTGTAGTGTGGGATTGGGTTTATTGAAGAGATAA
- a CDS encoding DUF2851 family protein gives MTEDFIHYLWQFQQFDATDLRTETGDSVQVISPGKAHQDAGPDFQQARIRISTLEWVGTVEIHTRSSDWFRHTHETDAAYENVILHVVWVHDAPVYRTDGTDMGTVPK, from the coding sequence ATGACGGAAGATTTTATTCATTATCTGTGGCAGTTTCAGCAGTTTGATGCGACTGATCTGCGAACCGAAACGGGCGATTCGGTACAGGTGATTAGTCCAGGGAAAGCTCATCAGGATGCCGGACCGGATTTTCAGCAGGCCCGTATTCGCATCAGCACGTTGGAGTGGGTCGGTACCGTTGAAATTCACACGCGTTCTTCTGATTGGTTTCGCCACACGCACGAAACGGATGCTGCTTACGAAAATGTCATTTTACACGTAGTCTGGGTCCACGATGCTCCCGTATACCGAACCGATGGTACAGATATGGGAACAGTCCCAAAGTAA